The proteins below come from a single Vanacampus margaritifer isolate UIUO_Vmar chromosome 10, RoL_Vmar_1.0, whole genome shotgun sequence genomic window:
- the atp10b gene encoding phospholipid-transporting ATPase VB isoform X1 yields the protein MAWWNPLALIRDALTGQRVRENDLRHLVSNLPYEGLEKKKQPNRYLPGNAIKTTKYTLLLFIPLNLFEQFHRLANIYFVGLAILNFVPVVNAFEPEVALIPICVILSLTALKDAWEDFRRYQSDRKLNNMPCFLYSRKDKQFLERRWKDVRVGDFVKALCNEIVPADLLLLHTSDRDRVCHIETSNLDGETNLKERKVVPGLCVTEPEFEPESFNSVVVCERPNNNLNHFKCYVEKPNKEKVGAGIESLLLRGCTVRNTDHAIGFVVYAGHETKSMLNNNGPRYKRSKLERKLNVDVIFCVILLLAMCLVGALGHFFWRQALPGAPPYLVPDSNGHVDSPSLSSFYMFFTMIILLQVLIPISLYVSIELVKIGQIFFIMHDIDLYDEETDSRIQCKSLNITEDLGQIEYIFSDKTGTLTENKMVFRRCSIMGMEYPHKENALRLAIIDEPESEEEVIYNPQPQPPQRGWSLDDEDSGPEGRQRHHESRHKNKFAGNAKSNVAFSSPLETEVTPDRKLLRQVTVAERSSSIQKMDPYLDFFLALAICNTVVVSMATARRQRTHEYPGSFQSTNPLDNFSNFLKKAGSLRNIFAPKRDRTFSDTSFKEDDRFNPFPRTDNSGVFSSHGGRDESNGLCYEAESPDEAALVYAAKAYGFILLSRTPDSVTVRLPSGQVLVFEVLDTLTFDSNRKRMSVLVRHPITKECVLYTKGADYSIMELLGAPYAEHLSGNQKNVVADTQYHLDCYAKQGLRTLCFTKKIVCAEDYAVWSMSRQSAMAAIDGREQLIMDTAVQLETNLNLLGATGIEDRLQESVPDTILALREAGIKVWVLTGDKPETAVNIGYACRLLEDEDLVINMSCDNKLVCTSTLACTLEEVRRYENDPQNVDTTPDISLVIDGRTLAMLISEDLQGRFVELAKRCRSVLCCRVTPLQKSGVVKLIREKLRVMTLAVGDGANDVNMIQAANIGIGISGQEGMQAVMASDFAISRFKHLKKLLLVHGHWCYTRLANMIIYFFYKNLANVNLLFWYQFYCGFTATAMMDYWLLIFFNLFFTSAPPIMFGVMDKDVSAEVLLGVPELYRTGQGAGEYRFSTFWVSMLDAFYQSLICFFIPYLVYQDSDVDVFTFGMPLNAVSLITILLHLSIEIKAWTVVHWIIMLASVAVSFILTVSFTSCVTCNSYWTLQNQLADPIFYLICIITTVVALLPRYMFHVMRNSIAPSPIVQARHLDRLDASTKEAWIKEWRGFRGGGEVKRSEFPDPPSPSTPRTPTSPDFLANEITLRAFKL from the exons ATGGCGTGGTGGAACCCTCTGGCCCTGATCAGGGATGCCCTGACAGGTCAAAGGGTACGGGAGAATGACCTCCGCCACTTGGTGTCTAATCTGCCTTATGAAGGCctggagaagaagaagcaacCCAACCGCTACTTGCCGGGAAACGCTATCAAGACCACCAAATACACCCTCCTCCTCTTTATACCGCTGAATCTCTTTGAGCAGTTTCACCGCCTGGCAAACATCTACTTCGTGGGCCTGGCGATCCTAAATTTCGTGCCCGTGGTGAACGCCTTTGAGCCCGAGGTGGCTCTTATTCCCATCTGTGTCATCCTGTCTCTCACCGCCCTTAAAGACGCCTGGGAGGACTTCAGGAGGTACCAGTCGGACCGGAAGCTCAATAACATGCCCTGCTTCCTCTACAGCAG GAAAGACAAGCAGTTCTTGGAGCGGCGTTGGAAGGATGTGCGAGTGGGTGATTTCGTGAAGGCGCTTTGCAACGAAATCGTCCCTGCAGACCTCCTGCTCTTGCACACATCAGACCGCGATAGGGTGTGCCACATAGAGACGTCCAACCTGGATGGCGAGACCAACCTCAAAGAGAGAAAGGTGGTTCCCGGCCTCTGTGTCACT GAGCCCGAGTTTGAACCTGAAAGTTTCAACAGTGTTGTGGTGTGTGAAAGGCCCAACAACAATCTGAATCACTTCAAGTGTTATGT GGAGAAACCAAATAAAGAAAAGGTGGGCGCTGGAATTGAGAGTCTGCTGCTTCGAGGTTGCACTGTCAGAAATACCGACCACGCTATCGGCTTTGTGGTGTATGCAG GCCATGAAACCAAGTCAATGCTGAACAACAATGGGCCGAGATACAAGCGCAGCAAACTGGAGCGGAAACTGAATGTGGACGTCATCTTTTGCGTCATTCTGCTCCTCGCCATGTGTCTCGTCGGAGCACTAG GTCACTTTTTTTGGCGGCAGGCACTACCTGGCGCGCCCCCTTACCTGGTGCCTGACAGCAACGGTCATGTGGACAGTCCCAGTCTTTCCAGCTTCTACATGTTCTTCACCATGATCATCCTGCTGCAG GTCCTGATCCCAATCTCCCTCTATGTTTCCATTGAGCTGGTGAAGATTGGCCAGATCTTCTTCATTATGCATGACATCGATCTTTATGATGAGGAGACAGACAGTCGAATACAGTGTAAAAGTCTGAACATTACAGAGGACCTCGGACAGATTGAGTATATCTTCTCTGACAAGACAGGCACGCTCACCGAGAACAAGATGGTGTTTCGACGTTGCTCCATCATGGGCATGGAGTACCCGCACAAAGAGAATG CCCTCCGCTTGGCTATTATTGATGAGCCAGAATCCGAAGAGGAGGTCATCTATAACCCGCAGCCACAACCCCCACAACGTGGATGGTCTCTGGATGATGAGGACAGCGGCCCTGAAGGCAGACAACGCCACCATGAAAGCAGACACAAGAACAAGTTTGCGGGAAACGCCAAGAGCAACGTGGCCTTCAGCAGTCCACTG GAAACTGAGGTGACTCCAGACAGGAAGCTGCTCCGGCAGGTCACCGTCGCAGAGCGTAGCAGCAGCATCCAGAAGATGGATCCATACCTAGACTTTTTTCTGGCTCTCGCCATTTGCAACACGGTGgtggtttccatggcaacagctCGGAGACAGAGG ACGCATGAATATCCGGGCTCCTTCCAGTCAACCAATCCGCTGGATAATTTCTCCAACTTCTTGAAGAAGGCAGGCTCTCTTCGCAACATATTTGCACCCAAAAGGGACCGAACCTTCTCAGACACCTCTTTTAAAGAGGACGACCGCTTTAACCCCTTCCCAAGAACGGATAACTCGGGAGTTTTCTCATCACATGGTGGACGTGATGAGTCCAACGGGTTGTGCTATGAGGCAGAGAGTCCAGACGAGGCCGCTTTGGTGTACGCCGCCAAAGCGTACGGCTTCATTCTGCTGAGCCGCACTCCCGACAGCGTGACAGTGAGGCTACCGTCGGGTCAGGTCCTGGTCTTTGAGGTGCTTGACACCTTGACATTTGACTCCAACAGGAAGAGAATGTCCGTGCTGGTGCGACATCCCATCACCAAAGAGTGTGTGCTATACACTAAAGGTGCAGACTACTCTATCATGGAGCTGCTGGGTGCACCATATGCTG AACATCTCAGTGGAAATCAGAAGAATGTTGTAGCAGATACTCAGTATCACCTCGACTGCTATGCTAAACAAGGGCTACGTACACTTTGCTTTACGAAGAAG ATTGTGTGCGCCGAAGACTACGCCGTCTGGTCCATGAGCAGACAGAGCGCGATGGCTGCCATCGATGGCAGAGAGCAGCTCATTATGGACACCGCTGTGCAGCTGGAGACAAATCTCAACCTGCTGG GAGCGACGGGCATTGAGGACCGTCTGCAGGAGAGCGTTCCAGACACCATCCTGGCGCTGCGGGAGGCAGGGATCAAGGTCTGGGTGCTGACTGGTGACAAGCCGGAGACGGCTGTCAACATTGGCTATGCCTGCCGACTTCTGGAAGACGAAGACCTGGTGATTAACATGAGCTGCGATAACAAG CTCGTATGCACTTCCACCCTGGCCTGCACTCTGGAGGAGGTGAGGAGGTATGAAAACGACCCTCAAAACGTGGACACCACCCCAGACATCTCTCTGGTGATCGATGGACGCACATTGGCCATGCTTATCTCCGAGGATCTGCAGGGCCGCTTTGTGGAGTTGGCAAAGCGCTGCCGCTCCGTGCTCTGCTGTCGGGTCACGCCCTTGCAGAAGAGCGGAGTGGTGAAGCTCATCAGGGAGAAGCTCCGAGTCATGACTCTAGCTGTCG GCGATGGCGCCAATGATGTTAACATGATCCAAGCAGCCAATATTGGGATCGGGATTTCCGGTCAGGAGGGGATGCAG GCAGTCATGGCGAGTGACTTTGCAATATCTCGCTTCAAGCATCTTAAAAAGCTCCTACTGGTTCACGGACACTGGTGCTACACTCGTCTGGCCAATATGATCATTTACTTCTTCTATAAGAATTTG GCCAATGTCAACCTGCTCTTCTGGTATCAGTTCTATTGCGGCTTCACAGCCACCGCCATGATGGACTACTGGCTTCTGATTTTCTTCAACCTCTTCTTCACCTCTGCACCCCCCATCATGTTTGGGGTCATGGACAAAGATGTTTCGGCAGAGGTGCTGCTCGGTGTTCCTGAACTCTACAGGACTGGGCAAGGTGCAGGG GAATATCGTTTTTCCACCTTCTGGGTTTCCATGCTTGATGCCTTCTATCAAAGTCTCATTTGCTTCTTCATTCCTTACCTG GTGTACCAGGATTCGGACGTTGACGTTTTCACATTTGGAATGCCTTTGAACGCAGTTTCTTTAATTACCATCCTGCTGCATCTGTCAATCGAGATCAAAGCCTGG ACTGTGGTTCACTGGATCATCATGCTGGCCAGCGTTGCTGTGTCCTTCATCCTGACGGTGTCATTCACTTCCTGTGTTACCTGCAACTCGTACTGGACGCTCCAGAACCAACTGGCAGACCCCATTTTCTACCTTATCTGCATCATCACAACAGTGGTGGCCCTGCTGCCCAG GTACATGTTTCACGTGATGAGGAACTCTATCGCCCCCTCCCCGATTGTGCAAGCCAGGCATCTGGACCGCCTGGATGCGTCCACAAAGGAAGCGTGGATCAAAGAGTGGAGGGGCTTCAGGGGTGGAGGGGAGGTCAAACGCTCCGAGTTCCCCGATCCCCCCTCTCCCAGCACTCCTCGGACTCCAACTTCCCCTGATTTCTTAGCGAACGAAATCACACTGAGGGCATTTAAATTATGA
- the atp10b gene encoding phospholipid-transporting ATPase VB isoform X2, whose product MQVVPVLKDKQFLERRWKDVRVGDFVKALCNEIVPADLLLLHTSDRDRVCHIETSNLDGETNLKERKVVPGLCVTEPEFEPESFNSVVVCERPNNNLNHFKCYVEKPNKEKVGAGIESLLLRGCTVRNTDHAIGFVVYAGHETKSMLNNNGPRYKRSKLERKLNVDVIFCVILLLAMCLVGALGHFFWRQALPGAPPYLVPDSNGHVDSPSLSSFYMFFTMIILLQVLIPISLYVSIELVKIGQIFFIMHDIDLYDEETDSRIQCKSLNITEDLGQIEYIFSDKTGTLTENKMVFRRCSIMGMEYPHKENALRLAIIDEPESEEEVIYNPQPQPPQRGWSLDDEDSGPEGRQRHHESRHKNKFAGNAKSNVAFSSPLETEVTPDRKLLRQVTVAERSSSIQKMDPYLDFFLALAICNTVVVSMATARRQRTHEYPGSFQSTNPLDNFSNFLKKAGSLRNIFAPKRDRTFSDTSFKEDDRFNPFPRTDNSGVFSSHGGRDESNGLCYEAESPDEAALVYAAKAYGFILLSRTPDSVTVRLPSGQVLVFEVLDTLTFDSNRKRMSVLVRHPITKECVLYTKGADYSIMELLGAPYAEHLSGNQKNVVADTQYHLDCYAKQGLRTLCFTKKIVCAEDYAVWSMSRQSAMAAIDGREQLIMDTAVQLETNLNLLGATGIEDRLQESVPDTILALREAGIKVWVLTGDKPETAVNIGYACRLLEDEDLVINMSCDNKLVCTSTLACTLEEVRRYENDPQNVDTTPDISLVIDGRTLAMLISEDLQGRFVELAKRCRSVLCCRVTPLQKSGVVKLIREKLRVMTLAVGDGANDVNMIQAANIGIGISGQEGMQAVMASDFAISRFKHLKKLLLVHGHWCYTRLANMIIYFFYKNLANVNLLFWYQFYCGFTATAMMDYWLLIFFNLFFTSAPPIMFGVMDKDVSAEVLLGVPELYRTGQGAGEYRFSTFWVSMLDAFYQSLICFFIPYLVYQDSDVDVFTFGMPLNAVSLITILLHLSIEIKAWTVVHWIIMLASVAVSFILTVSFTSCVTCNSYWTLQNQLADPIFYLICIITTVVALLPRYMFHVMRNSIAPSPIVQARHLDRLDASTKEAWIKEWRGFRGGGEVKRSEFPDPPSPSTPRTPTSPDFLANEITLRAFKL is encoded by the exons atGCAAGTGGTTCCTGTACT GAAAGACAAGCAGTTCTTGGAGCGGCGTTGGAAGGATGTGCGAGTGGGTGATTTCGTGAAGGCGCTTTGCAACGAAATCGTCCCTGCAGACCTCCTGCTCTTGCACACATCAGACCGCGATAGGGTGTGCCACATAGAGACGTCCAACCTGGATGGCGAGACCAACCTCAAAGAGAGAAAGGTGGTTCCCGGCCTCTGTGTCACT GAGCCCGAGTTTGAACCTGAAAGTTTCAACAGTGTTGTGGTGTGTGAAAGGCCCAACAACAATCTGAATCACTTCAAGTGTTATGT GGAGAAACCAAATAAAGAAAAGGTGGGCGCTGGAATTGAGAGTCTGCTGCTTCGAGGTTGCACTGTCAGAAATACCGACCACGCTATCGGCTTTGTGGTGTATGCAG GCCATGAAACCAAGTCAATGCTGAACAACAATGGGCCGAGATACAAGCGCAGCAAACTGGAGCGGAAACTGAATGTGGACGTCATCTTTTGCGTCATTCTGCTCCTCGCCATGTGTCTCGTCGGAGCACTAG GTCACTTTTTTTGGCGGCAGGCACTACCTGGCGCGCCCCCTTACCTGGTGCCTGACAGCAACGGTCATGTGGACAGTCCCAGTCTTTCCAGCTTCTACATGTTCTTCACCATGATCATCCTGCTGCAG GTCCTGATCCCAATCTCCCTCTATGTTTCCATTGAGCTGGTGAAGATTGGCCAGATCTTCTTCATTATGCATGACATCGATCTTTATGATGAGGAGACAGACAGTCGAATACAGTGTAAAAGTCTGAACATTACAGAGGACCTCGGACAGATTGAGTATATCTTCTCTGACAAGACAGGCACGCTCACCGAGAACAAGATGGTGTTTCGACGTTGCTCCATCATGGGCATGGAGTACCCGCACAAAGAGAATG CCCTCCGCTTGGCTATTATTGATGAGCCAGAATCCGAAGAGGAGGTCATCTATAACCCGCAGCCACAACCCCCACAACGTGGATGGTCTCTGGATGATGAGGACAGCGGCCCTGAAGGCAGACAACGCCACCATGAAAGCAGACACAAGAACAAGTTTGCGGGAAACGCCAAGAGCAACGTGGCCTTCAGCAGTCCACTG GAAACTGAGGTGACTCCAGACAGGAAGCTGCTCCGGCAGGTCACCGTCGCAGAGCGTAGCAGCAGCATCCAGAAGATGGATCCATACCTAGACTTTTTTCTGGCTCTCGCCATTTGCAACACGGTGgtggtttccatggcaacagctCGGAGACAGAGG ACGCATGAATATCCGGGCTCCTTCCAGTCAACCAATCCGCTGGATAATTTCTCCAACTTCTTGAAGAAGGCAGGCTCTCTTCGCAACATATTTGCACCCAAAAGGGACCGAACCTTCTCAGACACCTCTTTTAAAGAGGACGACCGCTTTAACCCCTTCCCAAGAACGGATAACTCGGGAGTTTTCTCATCACATGGTGGACGTGATGAGTCCAACGGGTTGTGCTATGAGGCAGAGAGTCCAGACGAGGCCGCTTTGGTGTACGCCGCCAAAGCGTACGGCTTCATTCTGCTGAGCCGCACTCCCGACAGCGTGACAGTGAGGCTACCGTCGGGTCAGGTCCTGGTCTTTGAGGTGCTTGACACCTTGACATTTGACTCCAACAGGAAGAGAATGTCCGTGCTGGTGCGACATCCCATCACCAAAGAGTGTGTGCTATACACTAAAGGTGCAGACTACTCTATCATGGAGCTGCTGGGTGCACCATATGCTG AACATCTCAGTGGAAATCAGAAGAATGTTGTAGCAGATACTCAGTATCACCTCGACTGCTATGCTAAACAAGGGCTACGTACACTTTGCTTTACGAAGAAG ATTGTGTGCGCCGAAGACTACGCCGTCTGGTCCATGAGCAGACAGAGCGCGATGGCTGCCATCGATGGCAGAGAGCAGCTCATTATGGACACCGCTGTGCAGCTGGAGACAAATCTCAACCTGCTGG GAGCGACGGGCATTGAGGACCGTCTGCAGGAGAGCGTTCCAGACACCATCCTGGCGCTGCGGGAGGCAGGGATCAAGGTCTGGGTGCTGACTGGTGACAAGCCGGAGACGGCTGTCAACATTGGCTATGCCTGCCGACTTCTGGAAGACGAAGACCTGGTGATTAACATGAGCTGCGATAACAAG CTCGTATGCACTTCCACCCTGGCCTGCACTCTGGAGGAGGTGAGGAGGTATGAAAACGACCCTCAAAACGTGGACACCACCCCAGACATCTCTCTGGTGATCGATGGACGCACATTGGCCATGCTTATCTCCGAGGATCTGCAGGGCCGCTTTGTGGAGTTGGCAAAGCGCTGCCGCTCCGTGCTCTGCTGTCGGGTCACGCCCTTGCAGAAGAGCGGAGTGGTGAAGCTCATCAGGGAGAAGCTCCGAGTCATGACTCTAGCTGTCG GCGATGGCGCCAATGATGTTAACATGATCCAAGCAGCCAATATTGGGATCGGGATTTCCGGTCAGGAGGGGATGCAG GCAGTCATGGCGAGTGACTTTGCAATATCTCGCTTCAAGCATCTTAAAAAGCTCCTACTGGTTCACGGACACTGGTGCTACACTCGTCTGGCCAATATGATCATTTACTTCTTCTATAAGAATTTG GCCAATGTCAACCTGCTCTTCTGGTATCAGTTCTATTGCGGCTTCACAGCCACCGCCATGATGGACTACTGGCTTCTGATTTTCTTCAACCTCTTCTTCACCTCTGCACCCCCCATCATGTTTGGGGTCATGGACAAAGATGTTTCGGCAGAGGTGCTGCTCGGTGTTCCTGAACTCTACAGGACTGGGCAAGGTGCAGGG GAATATCGTTTTTCCACCTTCTGGGTTTCCATGCTTGATGCCTTCTATCAAAGTCTCATTTGCTTCTTCATTCCTTACCTG GTGTACCAGGATTCGGACGTTGACGTTTTCACATTTGGAATGCCTTTGAACGCAGTTTCTTTAATTACCATCCTGCTGCATCTGTCAATCGAGATCAAAGCCTGG ACTGTGGTTCACTGGATCATCATGCTGGCCAGCGTTGCTGTGTCCTTCATCCTGACGGTGTCATTCACTTCCTGTGTTACCTGCAACTCGTACTGGACGCTCCAGAACCAACTGGCAGACCCCATTTTCTACCTTATCTGCATCATCACAACAGTGGTGGCCCTGCTGCCCAG GTACATGTTTCACGTGATGAGGAACTCTATCGCCCCCTCCCCGATTGTGCAAGCCAGGCATCTGGACCGCCTGGATGCGTCCACAAAGGAAGCGTGGATCAAAGAGTGGAGGGGCTTCAGGGGTGGAGGGGAGGTCAAACGCTCCGAGTTCCCCGATCCCCCCTCTCCCAGCACTCCTCGGACTCCAACTTCCCCTGATTTCTTAGCGAACGAAATCACACTGAGGGCATTTAAATTATGA